Proteins co-encoded in one Medicago truncatula cultivar Jemalong A17 chromosome 8, MtrunA17r5.0-ANR, whole genome shotgun sequence genomic window:
- the LOC11412909 gene encoding DNA damage-repair/toleration protein DRT100: protein MASSLSLLTLLLLTVISTVKSCPPSDRAALLAFKSALTEPNLGIFNSWSGYDCCRGWHGVSCNPTTWRVTDINLRGDSEDPIFQNLTHSGDMTGEISPEVCKLDELTTLVVADWKSISGEIPSCITSLSSLRILDLTGNKISGNIPGNIGKLQHLTVLNLADNAISGEIPMSIVRISGLMHLDLAGNQISGELPSDIGKLRRLSRALFSRNQLTGSIPDSVLKMNRLADLDLSMNRITGSIPARIGKMRVLSTLKLDGNSMTGQIPSTLLSNTGMGILNLSRNGFEGTIPDVFGSKSYFMVLDLSFNKLTGRIPGSLSSAKFMGHLDISNNHLCGTIPIGSPFDHLDAASFSNNDCLCGNPLKTC from the coding sequence atggCTTCCTCACTTTCATTACTCACTCTTCTTCTCCTTACCGTCATCTCCACCGTTAAATCCTGCCCGCCATCAGACCGGGCAGCACTCTTAGCCTTCAAATCTGCCCTAACAGAGCCCAACCTTGGCATCTTCAACTCATGGTCAGGCTACGACTGTTGCCGTGGCTGGCACGGCGTCAGTTGCAACCCCACCACCTGGCGCGTTACTGACATTAACCTCCGCGGCGACTCCGAAGACCCAATCTTTCAAAACCTCACTCACTCCGGTGACATGACCGGAGAAATCTCGCCGGAGGTTTGTAAACTCGATGAACTTACCACTCTTGTTGTTGCTGATTGGAAATCCATATCTGGTGAGATACCTTCCTGCATTACCTCTCTTTCTTCGCTAAGAATTCTTGACCTCACCGGAAACAAAATCTCCGGCAACATTCCCGGCAATATTGGAAAGCTTCAGCATCTTACTGTTTTGAATCTTGCTGATAATGCAATCTCCGGTGAGATTCCGATGTCGATTGTGAGAATCTCTGGTCTCATGCATCTTGACCTCGCCGGAAACCAAATCTCCGGTGAGTTACCTTCCGATATAGGAAAACTCCGAAGACTGAGCCGCGCGTTATTTAGCCGAAACCAACTCACCGGTTCAATTCCCGATTCGGTTTTGAAAATGAACCGGCTTGCGGATTTGGATTTATCTATGAACCGGATAACCGGTTCGATTCCGGCTCGGATAGGGAAAATGCGGGTTTTGTCTACTTTGAAACTTGATGGTAACTCCATGACGGGACAAATACCTTCGACTTTGTTAAGCAATACGGGTATGGGCATTTTGAATTTGAGTAGAAACGGGTTTGAAGGAACCATACCCGATGTATTCGGGTCAAAATCGTATTTTATGGTTCTTGATTTGTCGTTTAATAAGTTAACGGGTCGGATACCCGGTTCGTTATCATCAGCAAAGTTTATGGGTCATTTGGATATAAGCAATAACCATCTTTGTGGAACTATACCAATCGGGTCACCATTTGATCATCTTGATGCGGCGTCGTTTAGTAACAATGATTGTTTATGTGGAAACCCATTGAAGACTTGTTAA